From the Sphingomonas suaedae genome, one window contains:
- the mscL gene encoding large conductance mechanosensitive channel protein MscL produces the protein MLKEFRTFIARGNVLDLAVGVIIGAAFGTITKSLTDDLIMPLVGWIFGGFDFSSYFIRLGPIPETYTGAPTNYAALKEAGVPLIGFGQFVTVAINFVILAFIVFLIVRSVNRLLATMEKEKAEGTAPPAADPADVVLLREIRDELKKRNGAA, from the coding sequence ATGCTCAAGGAATTCCGGACCTTCATCGCGCGCGGGAACGTGCTCGACCTTGCCGTCGGCGTGATCATCGGCGCGGCGTTCGGCACGATCACCAAATCGCTCACCGACGATCTCATCATGCCCTTGGTCGGATGGATTTTCGGCGGGTTCGATTTTTCGAGCTACTTCATCCGGCTGGGTCCGATTCCGGAAACCTATACCGGCGCGCCGACGAACTATGCCGCGCTAAAGGAAGCCGGCGTACCGCTGATCGGTTTCGGCCAGTTCGTCACGGTGGCGATCAACTTCGTGATCCTCGCCTTCATCGTGTTCCTGATCGTGCGATCTGTGAACCGGCTGCTGGCGACGATGGAGAAGGAAAAGGCCGAAGGGACCGCCCCGCCCGCCGCCGATCCGGCGGACGTGGTGCTGCTGCGCGAGATTCGCGACGAGCTGAAGAAGCGGAACGGCGCGGCCTGA
- a CDS encoding glycosidase produces the protein MSDDRLIFTPDDVDLSRSPLRRSLDAETYVLGAFNPGLTRLPGGNLLAMVRVAEALCEPVVDGHARAIRWTPDGYVLDRYPLDAIEMDDPRTFRLRGRAPVQAGLTSLSWLLPVELTGDGRSVVKVHYDKAVEPSASFMALGLEDARISLIGGAWYMTACAVSDERHCSALYRSVNGLDYRCEGIVLDHQNKDMCLFEGKVGGKFMALTRPLGEIYFAPPPDSPFVGGPAIHLAQSPDTLHWKPLDSPGLRARAGTSTNLRMGGGTPPLLTPQGWLTLYHGVERRDAIGAYRTFWALLDRDDPTRVLRQEDDAPLLEEKPALTEPLADRRYLPSPVVFTTGIADAGDTYIVASGESDLACRISHLPKARFA, from the coding sequence ATGAGCGACGACAGGCTGATCTTCACGCCAGATGACGTGGATCTCTCCCGCTCGCCGCTGCGGCGTTCGCTCGATGCGGAAACCTATGTGCTCGGCGCGTTCAATCCCGGGCTGACGCGCCTTCCGGGCGGCAATCTGCTGGCGATGGTGCGGGTGGCGGAGGCCTTGTGCGAGCCGGTGGTCGACGGTCACGCCCGTGCGATCCGCTGGACTCCAGACGGTTATGTGCTCGATCGCTATCCGCTCGACGCGATCGAGATGGACGATCCGCGTACCTTCCGCCTGCGCGGCCGCGCGCCCGTGCAGGCGGGGCTGACCTCGCTCTCCTGGCTGCTGCCGGTCGAGCTAACCGGCGATGGGCGGTCGGTGGTGAAGGTTCACTACGACAAGGCGGTGGAGCCGTCCGCGTCCTTCATGGCGCTGGGGCTTGAGGATGCGCGGATCAGCCTGATCGGCGGTGCCTGGTACATGACCGCCTGTGCCGTGTCGGACGAGCGGCACTGCAGCGCCCTCTACCGCTCGGTGAACGGGCTCGACTATCGCTGCGAGGGGATTGTCCTCGATCACCAGAACAAGGACATGTGCCTGTTCGAGGGAAAGGTGGGCGGCAAGTTCATGGCGCTTACCCGGCCGCTCGGCGAAATTTACTTCGCCCCGCCGCCCGACAGCCCCTTTGTCGGTGGCCCCGCGATCCACCTGGCCCAGTCGCCCGATACGCTCCACTGGAAGCCGCTCGACTCGCCCGGCCTGCGCGCGCGGGCGGGAACCAGCACCAATTTGCGCATGGGCGGCGGCACTCCGCCGCTGCTCACGCCGCAGGGGTGGTTGACGCTCTATCACGGCGTCGAACGCCGGGACGCAATCGGGGCCTACCGGACGTTCTGGGCCTTGCTCGACCGCGACGATCCTACGCGCGTGCTGCGGCAAGAGGATGATGCGCCGCTGCTGGAGGAGAAGCCCGCGCTGACCGAACCCCTCGCGGATCGCCGCTATCTGCCCTCGCCAGTCGTGTTCACTACCGGCATCGCCGATGCTGGAGACACCTATATCGTCGCCAGCGGCGAGAGCGATTTGGCCTGCCGCATCAGCCACTTGCCCAAGGCGCGCTTCGCCTGA
- a CDS encoding RrF2 family transcriptional regulator codes for MLTQRSRYALRAMLFLAKQPREGAPTPMTRIAAEANVPRKFLELILADLREAGFLHSTRGKMGGYRLSRPNHLISLGEIVRVIEGPLALVPCVSRTAYRPCLDCKDEASCAIRHAMARVRDETARILDGTSLADATAEDLAAA; via the coding sequence ATGCTGACTCAGCGCTCCCGTTATGCCCTGCGCGCCATGTTGTTTCTCGCGAAGCAGCCACGCGAAGGCGCGCCGACGCCGATGACGCGGATCGCCGCCGAAGCGAATGTGCCGCGCAAGTTTCTCGAACTGATCCTGGCCGATCTTCGCGAAGCGGGGTTCCTGCATTCGACGCGCGGCAAGATGGGCGGATATCGCCTGTCGCGCCCCAATCACCTCATTTCGCTGGGTGAAATCGTCCGCGTGATCGAGGGGCCGCTGGCGCTGGTGCCCTGTGTCAGCCGCACCGCGTACCGCCCCTGCCTGGATTGCAAGGACGAGGCGTCGTGCGCGATCCGCCACGCGATGGCCCGCGTCCGCGACGAGACGGCGCGCATCCTCGACGGCACCAGCCTGGCGGATGCCACCGCCGAGGATCTCGCCGCAGCTTAG
- a CDS encoding chorismate mutase, translating to MSEETLKRYRQSIDRIDAALVFLLAERFQITQAVGRFKAETNLPPADPAREERQIARLRDLAAQADLDPEFSEKFLRFIIDEVIRHHARMQDATGID from the coding sequence ATGAGCGAAGAGACGCTGAAACGCTATCGTCAGAGCATCGACCGGATCGATGCCGCGCTCGTCTTTCTGCTGGCCGAACGGTTTCAGATCACCCAGGCGGTCGGCCGGTTCAAGGCCGAAACCAACCTTCCCCCCGCCGACCCTGCGCGGGAGGAGCGGCAGATCGCCCGGCTGCGCGATCTCGCTGCCCAGGCCGATCTCGATCCTGAATTCTCGGAAAAATTCCTGCGATTCATCATCGACGAGGTGATTCGTCACCATGCCCGGATGCAGGATGCGACGGGAATCGATTGA
- the hrpB gene encoding ATP-dependent helicase HrpB, translated as MSDLPIHAVLPDLLAALRGTSNAVLVAPPGAGKTTAVAPALLDEGWCTGEILLLSPRRLAARAAAERMASLAGESVGGTYGYATRMDSKRSAATRVTVVTEGIFVSRIQSDPELAAVSAVLFDEVHERSLDSDFGLALALDAQGALRPDLRIVAMSATLDGGRFSTLMGDAPVIESEGRSYPLELRHIGRPAEARIDEPVAAAIRQALREAEGGILAFLPGVAEIERTAERLGEIPGAAIHKLHGSLDPAAQRAAIAPEREGRRKIVLATSIAETSLTLDGIRVVVDSGLARRPRYDRAAGMTRLVTERASQASATQRAGRAARQGPGVAYRLWEAAATAGMPPYDPPEILEADLSALTLDCALWGVADPRDLRWLDPPPTAAVSEARARLQALEAIDADARPTAHGKAIARLPLPPRLGHMLVRAAALGMATTAAQVAVLLGERGLGGNDADLETRMRRWRTERGQRAEAGRKLAERWTKLVAATATAGGGAETVATCIALAFPDRIARRRDASGETWASAGGRAFRLDPSSSLARHEWLAVAETQGVAAGARILSAAPLDPAQIETLFADRIETRRHVRFDPATGRVEATRERRLGAIRLSSGPDTAADPDEIAAALLEGARTHGLALLPWPEGAQALRTRAAYAGLDTLSDAALIADLDDWLPPLVAGKRRLDSISGEGLIHALQNRIGWEGQKSLDRLAPARLEAPAGSSHAIDYAAEGGPTVEVRVQALFGLAAHPMLGDGTPIILSLTSPAGRPIQTTRDLPGFWKGSWADVAKEMRGRYPRHPWPDDPAAASATLRTKNADARRGRSG; from the coding sequence GTGAGCGACCTGCCCATCCATGCCGTTCTGCCCGATCTGCTCGCCGCGTTGCGGGGCACGAGCAATGCGGTGCTCGTCGCGCCGCCGGGAGCGGGCAAGACCACCGCAGTGGCGCCGGCATTGCTGGACGAGGGGTGGTGTACGGGCGAAATCCTGCTGCTCTCCCCCCGCCGCCTCGCCGCGCGCGCGGCGGCGGAACGCATGGCGAGCCTGGCCGGCGAGAGCGTCGGCGGCACCTATGGCTATGCGACGCGGATGGACAGCAAGCGCTCCGCCGCTACCCGGGTGACGGTCGTTACCGAGGGCATTTTCGTCAGCCGAATCCAGTCCGATCCTGAATTGGCTGCGGTCAGCGCGGTCCTGTTCGACGAAGTGCATGAGCGCAGCCTCGACAGCGATTTCGGGCTTGCCCTCGCGCTGGATGCGCAAGGCGCGCTGAGGCCCGACCTTCGGATCGTGGCGATGTCGGCAACGCTCGACGGTGGCCGGTTTTCGACGTTGATGGGCGACGCGCCGGTGATCGAGAGCGAGGGGCGCAGCTACCCGCTGGAACTGCGGCATATCGGGCGCCCGGCGGAGGCGCGGATCGACGAACCGGTCGCCGCCGCGATCCGCCAGGCGCTGCGCGAGGCCGAGGGCGGTATCCTCGCCTTCCTGCCCGGCGTCGCGGAGATCGAGCGGACGGCGGAGCGACTAGGCGAGATTCCTGGCGCGGCAATTCACAAGCTGCATGGCAGCCTCGACCCCGCAGCGCAGCGGGCCGCGATTGCGCCGGAGCGCGAGGGGCGGCGCAAGATCGTGCTGGCGACATCGATCGCCGAAACCTCGCTGACGCTCGACGGCATTCGGGTGGTGGTCGATTCGGGGCTGGCGCGGCGCCCCCGCTACGATCGGGCAGCGGGGATGACGCGGCTGGTGACCGAGCGCGCCAGCCAAGCATCGGCGACGCAGCGGGCAGGGCGCGCCGCACGCCAGGGGCCGGGGGTTGCCTACCGATTATGGGAGGCGGCGGCCACGGCGGGAATGCCGCCCTATGACCCGCCCGAAATCCTTGAGGCCGACCTGTCGGCGCTGACGCTCGATTGCGCTTTGTGGGGCGTCGCCGATCCGCGCGACCTGCGCTGGCTCGACCCGCCCCCCACTGCTGCGGTGAGCGAGGCGCGCGCGCGGTTGCAGGCATTGGAGGCAATCGACGCGGACGCGCGCCCGACCGCGCATGGCAAGGCGATCGCCCGCCTGCCTCTCCCGCCCCGGCTCGGCCATATGCTGGTGCGGGCCGCAGCGTTGGGAATGGCGACCACCGCCGCGCAGGTCGCGGTGCTGCTCGGCGAGCGGGGGCTGGGCGGCAACGACGCCGATCTCGAGACGCGGATGCGCCGCTGGCGGACCGAGCGCGGGCAGCGCGCGGAGGCGGGGCGAAAGCTGGCCGAGCGCTGGACGAAGCTCGTTGCCGCGACTGCAACTGCGGGGGGTGGTGCCGAGACCGTGGCGACCTGCATCGCTCTCGCCTTTCCGGATCGGATCGCACGTCGTCGCGACGCCAGCGGCGAGACCTGGGCGTCGGCGGGCGGGCGCGCGTTCAGGCTCGACCCCAGTTCCTCGCTCGCGCGCCACGAATGGCTCGCGGTCGCCGAGACGCAGGGGGTGGCCGCGGGCGCACGCATCCTCTCCGCCGCGCCGCTCGACCCGGCGCAGATCGAAACGCTGTTCGCCGACCGCATTGAAACGCGCCGCCATGTCCGCTTCGACCCAGCGACCGGTCGGGTCGAAGCGACGCGCGAGCGGCGATTGGGAGCAATCCGCCTCTCGTCGGGACCCGATACCGCCGCCGACCCGGACGAGATCGCCGCCGCGCTGCTCGAAGGCGCGCGTACGCATGGCTTGGCACTGCTGCCATGGCCGGAGGGCGCGCAGGCGCTGCGCACCCGCGCCGCTTATGCCGGGCTGGATACGCTGTCCGACGCCGCGCTGATCGCCGATCTCGACGACTGGCTGCCCCCGCTCGTTGCGGGCAAGCGCCGCCTTGATTCGATTTCGGGGGAGGGGCTGATCCATGCGCTGCAGAACCGGATCGGCTGGGAGGGGCAAAAGAGCCTTGACCGGCTCGCCCCGGCGCGGCTGGAAGCGCCCGCCGGTTCGAGCCATGCAATCGACTATGCGGCCGAGGGCGGCCCGACCGTGGAGGTGCGGGTGCAGGCGTTGTTCGGTCTAGCCGCGCACCCAATGCTGGGCGATGGGACGCCGATCATCCTGTCACTCACCTCGCCCGCCGGCCGCCCGATCCAGACGACCCGCGATCTGCCCGGCTTCTGGAAGGGCAGCTGGGCCGATGTCGCCAAGGAAATGCGCGGTCGCTATCCCCGCCACCCCTGGCCCGACGATCCCGCCGCCGCGAGCGCAACGCTGCGCACCAAAAATGCAGATGCGCGGCGCGGAAGATCGGGTTAA
- a CDS encoding TPM domain-containing protein, with the protein MLAALAGQAAQAQSFPKLTGRVVDAADLLSPAQEAELTAMSEATEKATGRQLVVATVPDLQDYPIEDYGYRLARKWEIGQKDANNGIILLVAPKERKVRIEVGYGLEPIMTDALSGMIIRDTIIPRFKDGDMPGGIMAGAAAVNEQLKLPLEAAEARAKQLLDSGKTRKKDGAGWIVLVLWIAVLLFVVLPIIIGAASGKKHRRGRAPVVIWGPGWGSGGGSSWGGGGSSWGGGGGGFGGGGGFSGGGGSFGGGGASGGW; encoded by the coding sequence ATGCTCGCCGCGCTCGCGGGGCAGGCGGCGCAGGCGCAAAGCTTTCCCAAGCTGACCGGGCGGGTGGTCGATGCGGCCGATCTGCTCAGCCCTGCGCAGGAGGCGGAATTGACTGCCATGTCCGAGGCGACCGAGAAGGCGACCGGCCGACAGCTCGTCGTCGCCACGGTTCCCGACCTGCAGGACTATCCGATCGAGGATTATGGCTACCGCCTCGCCCGCAAATGGGAAATTGGCCAGAAGGACGCCAATAACGGCATCATCCTGCTGGTCGCCCCCAAGGAACGCAAGGTGCGGATCGAGGTCGGCTACGGCCTCGAGCCGATCATGACCGACGCGCTGTCGGGGATGATCATCCGCGACACGATCATTCCCCGCTTCAAGGACGGCGACATGCCGGGCGGGATCATGGCGGGCGCGGCGGCGGTCAACGAACAGCTCAAGCTGCCGCTGGAAGCTGCCGAGGCGCGCGCCAAGCAACTGCTCGACAGCGGCAAGACGCGCAAGAAAGATGGCGCAGGCTGGATCGTGCTGGTCTTGTGGATCGCCGTGCTGCTGTTCGTTGTCCTGCCGATCATCATCGGCGCGGCGAGTGGCAAAAAGCATCGGCGCGGCCGCGCGCCGGTGGTGATCTGGGGTCCCGGCTGGGGTAGCGGCGGCGGGTCGTCCTGGGGCGGCGGTGGCAGTTCCTGGGGTGGAGGCGGTGGCGGCTTTGGTGGCGGTGGCGGCTTCTCCGGCGGCGGCGGGTCGTTCGGCGGCGGCGGCGCATCGGGGGGATGGTGA
- a CDS encoding serine hydrolase domain-containing protein: MRSLLLIGAALLAGCATTRPAEVRVAFDSSGITAARATGTADRTTGRRVTPDDPVRIASISKLVVALGVMRMVEAGQLDLDRDVSEIVGWPVRNPAFPEAPVTLRHLLSHRSGLIDPKDYRVPLGEQLADVVAGPALWDAQHGPGTYFRYSNVAFPVIASVMERAGNERFDRLMHRLVLAPLKLDACYNWSTCSDAKIARHVVLYRASGEVALDDLGGKRPDCPVITKDGCDLAGYRLGENGALFSPQGGLRASMRDLAVIGGMLLRNDGSFLKPDSIAEIESAAWRFDGTNGDTTGGFYCQYGLAVTTLPTAQSGCDDDLFGDGRTRIGHAGEAYGLRSGFWIDRAAGTGVAFFATATPPISKGRSAFSIEEERLARRK; the protein is encoded by the coding sequence ATGCGGTCACTGCTATTGATTGGGGCCGCCCTGCTTGCTGGATGCGCGACGACGCGACCGGCGGAAGTGCGGGTGGCGTTCGACTCGAGCGGTATCACGGCGGCGCGCGCAACCGGCACCGCCGACCGCACCACCGGCCGTCGCGTCACGCCCGACGATCCGGTGCGGATCGCCAGCATCTCCAAGCTGGTCGTCGCGCTGGGGGTGATGCGAATGGTCGAGGCCGGACAGCTCGACCTTGATCGCGACGTTTCCGAGATAGTGGGCTGGCCCGTGCGCAACCCGGCCTTCCCCGAAGCGCCGGTGACGTTGCGGCACCTGCTCTCGCACCGCTCGGGCCTGATCGACCCGAAGGACTATCGCGTGCCGCTGGGCGAGCAGCTGGCCGATGTCGTTGCGGGACCCGCCTTGTGGGACGCGCAGCACGGGCCCGGCACCTATTTCCGCTATTCGAACGTCGCCTTTCCGGTGATCGCCAGCGTGATGGAACGCGCGGGCAACGAGCGGTTCGATCGATTGATGCACCGGCTGGTGCTCGCGCCGTTGAAGCTCGACGCCTGCTACAACTGGTCGACCTGTTCCGACGCAAAGATCGCGCGCCATGTCGTGCTGTACCGCGCGAGCGGGGAGGTGGCGCTCGACGATCTGGGCGGCAAGCGCCCCGATTGCCCGGTGATCACGAAGGACGGGTGCGATCTTGCCGGATACCGGCTGGGCGAGAATGGCGCGCTGTTCTCGCCGCAGGGCGGGCTGCGCGCCTCGATGCGCGATCTGGCGGTCATCGGCGGGATGCTGCTGCGCAACGACGGCAGCTTCCTCAAGCCGGACTCGATCGCGGAGATTGAGAGCGCGGCGTGGCGCTTCGACGGGACAAACGGCGATACGACGGGTGGGTTCTACTGCCAGTATGGGCTGGCCGTGACGACCCTCCCCACCGCGCAATCGGGATGCGACGACGATCTGTTCGGCGATGGACGTACGCGCATCGGCCATGCGGGCGAGGCTTATGGCCTTCGCTCGGGCTTCTGGATCGATCGTGCTGCGGGCACAGGGGTGGCCTTCTTTGCCACCGCGACGCCGCCGATCAGCAAAGGGCGCTCGGCGTTCAGCATCGAGGAAGAGCGTCTCGCTCGTAGGAAATGA
- a CDS encoding TPM domain-containing protein: MARKFTAQEHATVTAAVAAAERGTDGEIVTIVTDWSDHYHDVSLYYAGAAMLAALGLFAAFPGLLDAKLAWFTGGWGEAERHIQLALLVVIQAVLFLAVRFGFEALPGRGVLIPGAVRGRRVRRRAVQFFKASAEKRTADRIGVLLYLSLAEHRAEIVADAAIVGQVDDTIWGDAMVALVDKIRAGDPAGGMAAAVERIGAVLAAHFPKTANDPNELPDRLIEL, from the coding sequence ATGGCACGGAAATTCACGGCGCAGGAACATGCCACGGTAACCGCCGCGGTCGCGGCGGCCGAGCGGGGGACCGACGGGGAGATCGTCACGATCGTCACCGACTGGTCCGATCACTATCACGACGTCTCGCTCTATTATGCCGGGGCAGCGATGCTTGCGGCGCTCGGCCTTTTCGCGGCATTCCCCGGCTTGCTCGACGCCAAGCTCGCCTGGTTCACCGGGGGGTGGGGCGAGGCGGAGCGGCATATCCAGCTGGCGCTGCTGGTTGTAATTCAGGCGGTGCTGTTCCTCGCGGTCCGTTTCGGGTTCGAGGCGCTGCCGGGGCGCGGCGTGCTGATCCCCGGCGCGGTGCGCGGGCGGCGGGTGCGGCGGCGCGCGGTGCAATTCTTCAAGGCAAGCGCGGAGAAGCGCACGGCGGACCGTATCGGCGTGCTGCTCTATCTCAGCCTTGCCGAACATCGCGCGGAAATCGTCGCGGACGCGGCGATCGTGGGCCAGGTCGATGACACAATCTGGGGCGATGCGATGGTCGCGCTGGTCGACAAGATTCGCGCGGGGGACCCGGCGGGTGGCATGGCTGCCGCGGTGGAGCGCATCGGCGCGGTGCTCGCCGCGCATTTCCCCAAGACCGCGAACGATCCCAACGAACTGCCCGATCGGCTGATCGAACTGTGA
- a CDS encoding LemA family protein: MKFRLVAVMVSAALLSACGLNSVPTAEENAKAKWAEVQNQYQRRADLIPNLVSTVRAAGGQEKAILVEVTQARAAATQVRVSDADLTDPAKLAAYDRVQAGVTLTLQRLQEAYPELKSQANYATLMSQLEGTENRIGIARRDYNEAVQSYNTTIRTFPDAIGAKVFYGAKPMVPFQATTPGADTAPKVDFGNAS; this comes from the coding sequence ATGAAGTTTCGTCTGGTTGCCGTGATGGTTTCGGCCGCGCTGCTTTCGGCGTGCGGACTGAACAGCGTTCCGACCGCCGAGGAAAATGCGAAGGCGAAATGGGCGGAGGTCCAGAACCAGTATCAGCGTCGCGCCGACCTGATCCCCAATCTCGTTTCCACCGTTCGTGCGGCGGGCGGGCAGGAAAAGGCGATCCTGGTCGAGGTGACTCAGGCGCGCGCCGCGGCGACGCAGGTGCGCGTCAGCGATGCCGACCTGACCGACCCCGCCAAGCTGGCCGCCTATGACCGCGTCCAGGCGGGGGTGACGCTGACGCTTCAGCGGTTGCAGGAGGCGTATCCGGAGCTGAAGAGCCAGGCGAATTACGCCACGCTGATGAGCCAGCTGGAAGGGACCGAGAACCGAATCGGCATCGCCCGCCGCGATTACAACGAGGCGGTGCAGAGCTATAACACCACGATCCGCACCTTCCCCGACGCGATCGGCGCCAAGGTCTTTTACGGTGCCAAGCCGATGGTACCGTTCCAGGCGACGACACCGGGCGCCGACACCGCGCCCAAGGTGGATTTCGGGAACGCGAGCTGA
- a CDS encoding NUDIX hydrolase: MTPDADAPVETVWQGRFITAKTQGRWEYVARARGIRAAVIVAIDDEDHLLLVEQYRVPLGRACLELPAGLIGDEEDGETVETAAARELEEETGYRAGRIESLGEYFSSPGMVSESFTLVRAHVLTRIGDGGGVEGEGITVHRVPRSDVPQFVADCRARGMAIDVKLLLVLGQSLLG; the protein is encoded by the coding sequence GTGACGCCCGACGCCGACGCGCCGGTCGAAACGGTCTGGCAGGGCAGGTTCATCACCGCGAAGACGCAGGGTCGCTGGGAATATGTCGCGCGCGCGCGTGGCATTCGCGCGGCGGTGATCGTCGCGATCGACGATGAGGATCATCTGCTTCTGGTCGAGCAATATCGCGTGCCGTTGGGGCGCGCCTGTCTCGAATTGCCTGCGGGGCTGATCGGCGACGAAGAGGATGGCGAAACGGTCGAAACGGCCGCTGCGCGCGAGCTGGAGGAGGAGACCGGCTATCGCGCCGGCCGGATCGAATCGCTGGGGGAATATTTCTCCTCCCCCGGCATGGTCAGCGAGAGCTTCACCTTGGTCCGCGCGCACGTCCTGACCCGAATCGGCGATGGCGGCGGCGTGGAGGGGGAGGGGATCACCGTCCATCGCGTCCCCCGTAGCGACGTGCCGCAGTTCGTCGCCGATTGCCGTGCGCGCGGCATGGCGATCGACGTCAAATTGCTGTTGGTGCTGGGTCAGTCGCTGCTGGGATAA
- a CDS encoding polyprenyl synthetase family protein — translation MSATIHRIGHKNASGAEPSLEPMIALVTGDMNHVNSVILDRMQSQIPLIPELAGHLIAGGGKRMRPMLTLASARLLDYPGTRHHRLAAAVEFIHTATLLHDDVVDGSDMRRGKRTANLIWGNPASVLVGDFLFSRSFELMVEDGSLKVLKILSNASAVIAEGEVNQLTAARRVDLDEERYLDIIGAKTAALFAAACRIAAVVAERSEAEEAALDAYGRNLGIAFQLVDDAIDYVSDTGTMGKDAGDDFREGKMTLPVILAYARGNDADRAFWKEAVLGRSNSDADFARAIELVRSSRAVDDTLARARHYGQRAIDALGMFPASAAKDAMIEAVEFAVARAY, via the coding sequence ATGAGCGCGACCATTCATCGCATCGGCCACAAGAACGCCAGTGGCGCCGAGCCCTCACTCGAACCGATGATCGCGCTGGTCACCGGCGACATGAACCATGTGAATAGCGTGATCCTCGACCGGATGCAGTCGCAGATCCCGCTGATTCCCGAACTCGCCGGTCACTTGATCGCTGGGGGCGGCAAGCGGATGCGCCCCATGCTGACGCTCGCCAGCGCACGGCTGCTGGATTATCCGGGCACACGCCACCACCGGCTGGCAGCGGCGGTCGAGTTCATCCACACCGCGACCCTGCTGCACGACGATGTCGTCGACGGGTCCGACATGCGCCGCGGAAAGCGCACCGCCAATCTGATCTGGGGCAATCCGGCAAGCGTGCTGGTCGGCGATTTCCTGTTCAGCCGCAGCTTCGAGCTGATGGTCGAGGATGGCAGCCTGAAGGTGCTCAAGATCCTGTCCAATGCCAGCGCGGTGATCGCCGAGGGCGAGGTCAACCAGCTGACCGCCGCCCGCCGGGTCGATCTCGATGAGGAACGCTATCTCGACATCATCGGCGCCAAGACCGCCGCCTTGTTCGCCGCCGCATGTCGCATCGCCGCGGTCGTCGCCGAACGCAGCGAGGCTGAGGAAGCTGCGCTCGACGCCTATGGCCGCAACCTTGGCATCGCATTTCAGCTGGTCGACGACGCGATCGATTATGTTTCCGACACCGGCACGATGGGCAAGGATGCGGGCGACGACTTCCGCGAGGGGAAAATGACGCTGCCCGTCATCCTCGCCTATGCGCGCGGAAACGACGCCGACCGCGCCTTCTGGAAGGAAGCGGTGCTTGGCCGCAGCAACAGCGACGCCGATTTCGCGCGCGCGATCGAACTGGTCCGGTCCAGCCGGGCGGTGGACGACACGCTCGCCCGCGCGCGCCATTACGGCCAGCGCGCGATCGACGCGCTCGGCATGTTCCCGGCGAGCGCGGCCAAGGATGCGATGATCGAGGCGGTCGAGTTCGCCGTCGCGCGTGCCTATTGA
- a CDS encoding TPM domain-containing protein, with product MTLFLLLAGAALAGCGGPAERVAEAPWGASMKRSVAPPFPLPALTGRVVDNADLLIADQEAQLSAALATTERLTRHQFVVVTLPSLGGRSIEEVGLALGNGWGIGRKDYNDGVLLIVAPNERKVRIEVGCGLEAALTNSEAQAIIDQRILPLFRKGRMAAGIFRGSAAIIREIDEPGVTP from the coding sequence ATGACGCTCTTCCTGCTGCTCGCCGGCGCGGCGCTCGCCGGGTGCGGCGGACCGGCGGAGCGGGTCGCGGAGGCGCCTTGGGGGGCGTCCATGAAGCGCTCCGTCGCGCCGCCGTTTCCGCTTCCCGCGCTGACCGGGCGCGTAGTGGATAATGCCGATCTTCTGATCGCCGATCAGGAGGCGCAGTTGAGCGCGGCGCTCGCGACGACCGAGCGTCTGACCCGGCACCAGTTCGTCGTCGTCACACTGCCGTCGCTCGGCGGGCGCTCGATCGAAGAGGTGGGGCTGGCGCTGGGCAATGGCTGGGGAATTGGCCGCAAGGACTATAATGACGGCGTGCTGCTGATCGTGGCGCCGAACGAACGCAAGGTGCGGATTGAGGTCGGATGCGGTCTTGAGGCCGCTCTGACGAATAGCGAGGCGCAGGCGATTATCGACCAGCGCATACTACCCCTTTTCCGCAAGGGCAGGATGGCGGCGGGCATTTTCCGCGGAAGCGCCGCGATCATCCGCGAGATCGACGAACCAGGAGTAACGCCGTGA
- a CDS encoding ETC complex I subunit: MASARIYQRPKNAMQSGRARTDRWVLEFESNEKQRPDPLTGWAGSGDTRAQLRLNFPTLEAAQDYAAREGIDVHVVPAPERKLKLQAYADNFR, translated from the coding sequence ATGGCAAGCGCACGCATCTATCAACGGCCCAAAAACGCGATGCAGTCGGGCCGCGCCCGCACCGACCGCTGGGTGCTCGAATTCGAATCGAACGAGAAGCAGCGTCCCGACCCGCTGACCGGCTGGGCGGGATCCGGTGACACGCGCGCGCAGCTGCGACTCAACTTTCCGACGCTGGAGGCGGCACAGGATTATGCAGCGCGCGAAGGGATCGACGTCCATGTCGTCCCCGCCCCCGAACGTAAGCTGAAATTGCAGGCTTATGCCGACAATTTCCGGTGA